The proteins below come from a single Alnus glutinosa chromosome 9, dhAlnGlut1.1, whole genome shotgun sequence genomic window:
- the LOC133877819 gene encoding cysteine proteinase inhibitor-like, which produces MAKVGGVTEVGGSQNSVEIDGLARFAVDEHNKKQNTLLEFQKVVNAKQQVVSGTVYYITLEVTDGGKKKVYEAKIWEKPWLNFKELQEFKLIGDAPSHSSSA; this is translated from the exons ATGGCAAAGGTTGGAGGAGTCACCGAAGTTGGGGGAAGCCAGAACAGCGTGGAGATCGACGGCCTCGCTCGTTTCGCCGTCGATGAGCACAACAAGAAACAG AATACGCTTCTGGAGTTTCAGAAGGTGGTGAACGCGAAACAGCAGGTGGTTTCGGGAACTGTGTACTATATAACGCTGGAGGTGACTGATGGTGGGAAGAAGAAAGTTTATGAGGCCAAGATTTGGGAGAAGCCATGGTTGAACTTCAAGGAGTTGCAGGAATTCAAGCTCATTGGTGATGCCCCTTCACACTCTAGTAGTGCTTAG